The genomic stretch AAGCTGCCTTCCGTAGGAGCGGGGTCAACCTGAAATGAATCATACGGATAATTATAAATATCAACTTCAAAGTTTGCTACCGTGCCGGGAGCGCCATTCGGTATAGAATACGTTGATGTGTTTATGAATATAAGATCCGGGAGGTCATACGATGAAATTCCTCCTCCGCCGCCACCTCCGCCGTCGCCACTACACCCTCCGGGGCACTGGCCTGAAGGAAAGCCCGCCGAACACCCCGAGCTCAACCACACACATCCTAAGTCTTCGGTATCTGACGAATTCTGCCACGAACCGTTCACGCACACCGCAGAATGAGTCGTCTTCGTTACGCATCCCCATTGATCATACCCGTTGCCACCGCACGTATTTGAGTTTTGTGTTTGGCTCTGGTTGGTCACTGTTTGATGGTAATGCGTTGCTGTTTGGCCCTCGAACTCACAACTCCCTGAGTATGCGGTTGCGTCCGCAACGCGAACACCTACCACTCCAAAAAAGATAATGGCAACGACCAAAATCAGGATATACGCCGGTATGTTATTCCGATTCATATGGATTTTGAACGATATGAATAAAAAAAGGAAGCACTGTTTCCCCCGCTAAAGACAAATTGCGCTGCCAAAAATACAGCTGAACAAAATCTCCTTTGTGGATGCTGGTAAAAGGAACAAGCGCATAAAATACTTTTGGGTTTGTTTCCTCTTGCAAGTCTACTGTTACCCGTTTTACTTCGGTATTGGGTGTTACGGGGTCGTCATCATACCGTGGCGTAACGGTCCATATCGGAACCTCCACCTCTCTCTCAGTTGGCATAGTAGAATCTCCGTCTTCGTCAGGATACAGTCCTCTGTTTGTATCCAATACAAAAGTGAATGTTTTAAATTCATAATCAATGTCCTCTACCGTTCCTACAAACATCCGGCTTACTTCTTCGTCAACAAATTCTTCTTTTTCTCGTAAAAGACCGGGGAGATACACCGCGCCCAAAATAAGAACACCCGCGATTACTAAAGCGCCCGCCACGCGCAACACGCGTTTATTGGTCTCTTGCTCTTCTTTTTTTGTGGTAACTCGTGCTGTCATATGCTCTTTTATCTAAAGATATTTGCCAGAGATGCGAACAACAAACCAATGCGGGAAGACGCAAAACGATTCATGCCAGACCCAAGAGCGACTGTTGGATTACTAACAACCACCTCTCCGACTGTTGATGCATTGTGGCTTGTTACCGGAAATCCTACATACACCGTACTGTTCATTGATATGGCAACCGAACCAATTTGCGTCCAGCTCGTTCCGTTTGATGATTTATACGCGGTAAAAGTATCCCCGCTTCGCGTTAAACGAAGCCAGTAGGGGGCTGTCTCTGAACTTCCCGAACCGACAGAACCGCTTGAGCCGTCGGTTGTGGCGCGGTATTGAAGACGAGTGCCGTTTGAGGGAGTGATGATCGTCATTGCGTGCCGAGAACCCGAGCCGAGCGTTTCGCGTATCATAACACCGGCCTTTGCCCATGAATCCGTATTTTGCTGGCTATCAACACGAGCAGTGATAGTGGCATCGCCCGCCCATAGCTGATATACAAAATGGAAATTATCTGATGACCCATAAATATCGCTGCCATCTCCGTTGATAGTAAAAGAGCTCCCCGCGTATGACGCACTGCCGGCCAAGGGATTCCCGATATCAATATTGCTCCATGGATCGGGCAATGTGGATGCGAGCTGAATCCGCAATGAAGATAACTTATCGTTCCAACTTCCCCCTCCTGGGAATGGATCCGCACTAAGACATGATGTGTCCTGTGTTTTTATGATAGCGGAACCTCCAAAGTTATCATTTTCGTACAAAATTGCCTCATACCCTGAAGGGATCTGTAATCCGGAAATGTCGTTATCCAAAACACCTTCTGCCTGAAGCTCAGCAAGCGTGTAATCTCCCACATCAAAACTTGCCGAATATCCGCCATACGAGCAATGCTGGAAAATAGTGACTGGATCTGCGGGTGGCGGGGGCGGAGGCGCAGGAGGAGAAAAATCAGCGATGGGGCTAACTTCAAGCGTAATATCATCAAGCGCCATGTCGCTCGTAGCGCTTGAGCCGGTAATACCCCGAAACCGAAGCCATCCGTTTCCGGTAAGTCCCGAGAGATCAATTGTTTCATTGTTCCACTGATTGCCCTGATTGCCCGATCTGCTCCATAGCGTTGCCCAGCCGCTTCCGGTGTTCACCTGAAACGCCAAACTTCCCATCGCCGAACCGTACATGTGATACCAAAATGTCAGCTTTTCTCCGCTATACGCATCAAAATTAATGCGGGGGCCTTCTAAATAGCTCGTCTTATTGTAATTTGAACTTGATTCGGTATAGGCATAATACCCGGAACCTGTTGTGTGGTCGCCGGCCGGTCCGGTGCTTGATGTCGGCGTACTCCCGGATAAGCGCGTCCATTCAAAGTCATCAGCAGGAAAATTTAACCAATTGCCAAATCCCGAACTAAAATTATCCGAATACACAAGCTGAAATACATCAGGGTCAGACAGGTCGCCGTCCCCCGACCAATCAAATACATACGGCTCCCCTCCATCTTCCACGCTCGCGGTATACGAAACCAAATCGCCATAAGTAAGCGACGCGTCATCAACTGTGCATTGCAGATTTGATAAAGGCAGTATAATGCCCGAGCCAAATTCATTAAAAAGAGTTCCGGCATCAGAACCGGTGAGTGCGACATTCTCATACACGCGCACATCATCAATACGGCCGTTAAAATAATTACCACCCCCGGTAACGCCGAATGAGTCGTCGTTACTTACCCGCCCGATTGCTGCCGGGTCAACATGTGATGAAACCGTTGAATATCCGGTGGATGTAGAATCAACAGGAGATGAGTCACCATTCACATACATATTAAGCGACCCGTTATCAAATGTGACCATGACAAAATACCACGTATTTGTAAAAATCCCTGCTTTTGAGACGGTTGCTTGCGAGCTGCTATTGCGAGTTGCCGCTTCAAGCGTTGAGCCATTCAGACGGATAGAAAATCCGTTTATAGCCCCTCCCTCCTCATAGAGCTCCTGCACGCCCGAGACGGCGGACGCACGAAACCACAAAGATATAGAGATTCTGGTAAATGAATCTTCAAGCTGAATATCATCGATGTTTACATAATCATCGCTTCCATCAAGCAGCAATGAGCCCGCTCCTGCAATTGCAGTGCTATTTCCGGCAGTGGCACCGTTTGTCAGCGCGCCTGTGATGTGGCCCCCCGAACCCGTGTCGCTCCCATCAGTATCAAATGTCCAGTGATGCGTAGGATTGTCCGGAGTGGGGGCTGCAAGCGGACAGTTAGACATGCTGTAGTAGAGCACATTTGAGTTACTGCTCGTGTAGGGCGCTTTATATGACCGCACCGCAAATCCTCTGGTTCCCGAGCCTTGGTAAGTGCTGCTCTGGATAATATTTGTAGTAGAATTTCCTAACCCCGCACTCGGAGTGCAACCACTTCCTGAACAACCAACCCCGCTATAGTCAGTAGCGCCAGAGACAAGAGTATATTCCAGCTCCATCATTTCGGTTGTTCCATTACAAAACTGCCGGGCCGCAAGAAGTACCGGCGGATCGGGCGCAAGAGATGTCGCGGTTATCGTGAGATCATCAACAAATCCGTCTTTCCCCCCGCAAGTGAAACTGCAATTCACAGTCCCCCGAAACCGTACCCGTACTTGGCTTACACTATTTATCTGAATACTAGCGGCTTTCCACACACCTTCTTCGCCGGATACATTGCCGCGGAGTATCCCCATTTGCGTCCAAGAAGAGCCGCCGTTCGTAGAAACATCAAACGCAAGATACTCCCCCGAATTGAAACCAGACTCAATAGCCCAATCAAATGTGATAGTAACATTAGAAACAGACGACAAAACGAAATTTTGGGATGTAAGCATGCTGTCTGATGACGGGTCATCAAAATTTGCGGCATAACTTCCTTCGGTTTTAGATTCGGTTGATGTTTGCCAGTCATTTTGGATGTCTTGGGTCCACGGGCTTAATCCCGACTCAAACCCGGTGTAGTGTACGGTAGTCGGCGTTTGCGCATACGCGCTTGCTGTCACAAAAAAGAAAAACGCTAAGATAACGCCGAGCGCCGTAAAGAAAAAATACTTACGAACTTGAACAAAGCTAGACATATGCATTAGAACTCTTCGTATTCGGGGACATTTACCTGAAGTTTGCATGTACGCGGCGGGTTTGTTCCGTCTTCGAGAATAATGTCGCGCGTACCGTTGTTGAAGCACCGTACAGAAAATGTAAGGCCATCATCGCTTTCAATGCCGGTACAGCGGTCCGGGCTACTTCCGCTGATGTCCCACGAATAATTCCCCTCGTCTCCTCCTGCGCCAGTGAACACCGCGCTATCAGTAGGATTATGGATAAACGCAAGCGTGGGGCTGCAAGAAAGATTTGCGGATACCGGTATTGGATCTACGATAATCGTTGTCCGGTCTTCTGCGGGCAAAGCGCTTCCGTGCTCAATGATAACTTTTGGCATAAATGTTGCCGGGTTTGTTTTGCTTGAGTTGGGATATAAATGTCCGACTGATTGCATGCTGCTCATAATAGCGTCGCATTTTGCGCCGTTCGTATTAGAAACACATGTGCCGGGCGCGGACGAAGGCAATGAACCGCAAGCGCCTGCAGCAGATGCAATGTCAGTCGTAGCGCTATCACAATCCCACCAAAAACTGTAATTGACTCCTTTTGAAGAATCGTATCCGGTGGTAAGCTGTGCGTTCAAATTCACGGACAATAATGGTCCCGGGCCGCGGGAAGGCACTGCGGTAAGGTCAGCATTAATAATCGGAAAGCTCGATATATTCACGCCCGAATCGCACTGCTGATCAACAGTTGCCCCGTTCGAGTCCCGTACCGTCAGAGACGCCGTTTTTGTGCCGACGGTATCATATGTCACCGTCACACTGCTGCCACTTGCTCCTTCAACTTTCTCTCCATGCCATGTATACGTATAGGGCGCAAATCCGCCAGCAACCGATGAGCTCCACAAAACCGAATCCCCAATGAAAGCATTCGCAACGCTCGGACTGCACACAACAGCAAGGTCCCGCACTACGCGGATTTGCATAACAGGAAGATCTTCGGCGTTCGGTTGTAATGTGCCGCTATCAATATATGAAATAGTAGAGAGATTCGTGTTTTTATTAATATCTTGCGGTTGGGATGTCTCGGGAAGCGCAGTGAGTGCACGAAGCGTCATATTGATAGTAACGCTATCCCCACTTCGCAACTCGCCAAGCGGCCAGGTTACCAGCGTATCATCTCCGCTTCTGTCAACAAAATCCGGCGCCGGCACTGCAGAAATAAATTCAAACTCGGGGCGAATTGTTACCTTCGCGCGTACGGATTGCAGTTCACGATCGCGGATCAGCTTTAAAATGTCAGTGTAGAGCGTCGTTAACTGCGAAGCGTCCGGCGCAAAAAAGTACTGGCCGTCTCCGCTCCCGGCATTCGCGGCAACCGCCTGAAGCGTTGCCTCCCCCGATTGGCAAGGAGCGCCCGGCACTTGCTGTTGAAGCGCAGCGCAATCGCTCTGTACTATGTCTTGAATTCCCTCACCAATACCGATAGTAAACACGGTTACATCAGACGGCGTACTTGCCATTATATTGAGAACTGAGGGCGCCATATTTTCTTGGCCGTCGCCCGCAAGAATAATATACTTGCCCACATTATTGCGCGCGCTTGCCATAACACCATTTGCGGCTTGAAGCCCCGAACCCATAGGCGTGTTCCCCCGCGCAGAAAGCGACTGGATTCGATTTGATAACAAATTCGTATCTGCAGTAAGCCCTGAATGCACTATCGCGCCATCAACACCGTTAAAAGTAACGAGGGATGCTCTATCTATGGATGTATCAAGGAGAGAAACAAATGTCGTGAGTGCTTCTTTTGCGCGCGTAAGGCGTGATGGGATATACGAGGGATATCCGTTCTGATCTGTGAGCCCCGTATCCGTCCATCCTGAAAGACACTGATTTTCATGCCATCCCTTGCGTACACTGTATTGCCATGGAGAGGCAATCCCTCCCGTAATACGAAGGAATTGATCTTGATCTCCGCCGCCACCAAATCCTCCTCTTCCGCTTGAGATTGTATTGCTGCATGTGCTTTCATCTTTTTCGTTAACATCATGGCTGGTTGTTCCGTTGCAATCCCTGACACTATCTTCTTCCGTAGCGACAGGGTCAGAAGAACCGACCCAGCTAATAGTGAGATCCGGCGCAGCACTTGCACGAAGATACAATTTCTGCGAGCTTGACGAAGGGCTGCACGAACTTGCATCCTGCAGCGTATGCGCACCTCCATTGCAATCAGTGAGTCCGGAGTTCTCCCATCCGCTCCCCGGAGACGATGCGGACCATTGCGCCTGAATCCCTCCCGGTAAAAATTCATACCAAGTTGCCGCATACGCGTTCAACGCGCCGAAGAATGACATCTTTTGATGTTCGTTTTCATGCTGTGCTGCAGGCGGAGGAGAAGACGGGGGTGGTGTAGTGCCTCCTGGAGGAATTTCGTCAAGGTTGATACGGTACAACTGCAAACAAAAACGGTCTGTGGTGTCGCCGCCCCCAGAGCTTGCGTCCTCTTGCAACCGATGAGTACGCTCCACAACAAGAGACGGATAATTCATTGAATTTGATGTATCCAGCAACAACACAATATCCAAGGGGATTCCCGCTCCGGTAAGAGACACGGGCGATGTCAGTGTCGCGTTAAATGTTTGCCCCTCTGACACAACGAGCGGGTCTACATCGTATGAAAAATTAAAGTATGTTGCCCCCTGCGCAAATCCGTAGTGCCAAAAAGCAAATACCGTGCCTGCTATGACTGCTATGCTAAAAAAGATAAGAACACGCGAACGCATATTATTCATTGTCATCTATATAAAAATTGCTACGCTCTATATCCTGAAAAATTTCTGCTTCTTCGCCCTCCGGCACCCCTCCGGCTTCTGTATCGGCGCGGTCAGGGTGCAATATGATAATATCCGGAGAAAAAGATATATCGTTCAAAAAATTACCAGAAGAAACATACACGGCGTCCCCCTCGTTCGCGTTTAGGAAAAATATATCATTCGTAATGGAGCCAAATTCATCAAAAAGTGATGCCCCCTCCCCCAAAACAACCGTTTTTTGCTGAGTGACATACGTCGTCTCTCCGCGCTGATATCGGAGCGGAATCTCTATCTCCAAAACAAACGAATCATCCTCAGGTGAAATAGAAACAATTCTTCCGGATGCGCTATATATGCCGACCGTCTCAAGCGGAGGCGACTGGGATATGCGCCCCGAAAAATAAAGCCCCGCAATAACGATTGCGGCAATTGCAAACACTATAAACACCCAAAACAGCGGAGACTTCTTTTCCGGTATTGGCGGCAATTGTGATTGTGCTTTTGAAGAAACAGCTGCCTGCTGTCTCTTGAGTGTCGGCTGTTTACCTGGAGGCATAAAAATAAAAAACGAATAAGTAACGGGATACTGTACTCTTTCTATTATATACAAACGCACACCCATTACACAGCGGATTATCCACACCTCTGGAACAAACGGCTCACACCCCGTGTGAGCCGTTTACACGAGGAAATTTATAGCGTTTTCCATATGTCACGAAGCTCCGCAGCTTTCTCGAATTGCAGACTATCTGCGGCTTCGAGCATCTGGCGCTCCAGTTCCTGCTTTACGGCATCTGCCGTTTTTAGCTCTTTGTACATCTCTTTAAGATACATATCAGGAGCTTTTTTCTTTTCTTCCGCCCAAAATGGCTTACGGATGGGCTTAGTGATGGCATGAGGGACAATGCCATGTTTTTTATTATATGCCTCCTGCGCTTCCCTTCTTCGCGCCGTTTCTTGTATTGTAGCTTCCATTGACCGCGTAATCGTATCGCCGTAGAGTATCGCGCGCCCCTTCGGATGGCGCGCCGCCCTTCCCACCGTTTGGATAAGCGATGTTCTGTTACGAAGAAACCCTTCTTTGTCTGCATCAAGCACCAACACAAGCGCCACTTCCGGAAGATCTAATCCTTCGCGTAATAAATTAATGCCAACGAGCACATCAAACTCTCCTTCCCGCAGCCGCTGCAATATTTTTGAGCGCTCAAGTGTTTTTACTTCCGAGTGCAGATATTCCGCGCGTATGTCATGGCTGAGCAAATATTCGGTAATATCTTCAGCTAAACGCTTTGTGAGCGTAACCAACAACACCCGCTCTTTCTGCAACACGCTTTTTTGTATCTCTTTTTTTGCATCTTCTATCTGCGCACGCACAGGACGCACAACAATGTCTGGCTCTAACAGTCCCGTGGGCCGGATAAGCTGTTCCGTTGTCTCTGTGCTTGTTTCTCTTTCGTATGTGCCGGGTGTTGCTGAAACAAAAATAACCTGTCCCACCCTTTCTTCAAATTCCTCAAACCGCAATGGACGGTTATCAAGAGCGGAGGGCAGCCGGAATCCATAATCAACAAGTGTTTGTTTTCTCGATCTATCTCCTTTATACATTCCTCCTATTTGCGGAACTGACATATGCGACTCATCAATAAAAATAACCGTATCATCCGACAGATAATCCAATAATGTATATGGCGGTTCGCCCGCGTTGCGGAAACTTAACTGCCGCGAATAATTTTCAATGCCGTTCACATATCCGGTCTTTTCAAGCATCTCAATATCAAAATTGGTGCGCTGACGCAACCGTTCCGCCTCCAACATCTTTCCTTCTTTTTTTAATTCCTTGAGACGCATTGCGAGCTCCGTCTGGATGTTTGTGATGGCCGTACCCAATGTTTCCTGCTCTGTCACAAAGTGTTTTGCCGGAAAGATTTTTTTCTTTTCTATTGAGACAAATGATTCGTGCCCTATGCCTGTTTTCCCTTCTTGTAGCCGC from Candidatus Niyogibacteria bacterium CG10_big_fil_rev_8_21_14_0_10_46_36 encodes the following:
- a CDS encoding excinuclease ABC subunit B (The UvrABC repair system catalyzes the recognition and processing of DNA lesions. The beta-hairpin of the Uvr-B subunit is inserted between the strands, where it probes for the presence of a lesion) produces the protein MFQIHSQFEPTGDQPQAINSLVRNIEAGVDRQTLIGVTGSGKTATMAWTIARINRPTLVISHNKTLASQLYQEFKEFFPGNAVHYFVSYYDYYQPEAYMPVTDTYIEKDAKINEFIDQLRHASTQSALTRRDVIIVASVSCIYGIGDPESYEKLSIDIHAGGKISRDALFGQLASLQYERNDYERRHGTFRVKGETVDIMSPDGEHITRIEFFGDTIERLQEGKTGIGHESFVSIEKKKIFPAKHFVTEQETLGTAITNIQTELAMRLKELKKEGKMLEAERLRQRTNFDIEMLEKTGYVNGIENYSRQLSFRNAGEPPYTLLDYLSDDTVIFIDESHMSVPQIGGMYKGDRSRKQTLVDYGFRLPSALDNRPLRFEEFEERVGQVIFVSATPGTYERETSTETTEQLIRPTGLLEPDIVVRPVRAQIEDAKKEIQKSVLQKERVLLVTLTKRLAEDITEYLLSHDIRAEYLHSEVKTLERSKILQRLREGEFDVLVGINLLREGLDLPEVALVLVLDADKEGFLRNRTSLIQTVGRAARHPKGRAILYGDTITRSMEATIQETARRREAQEAYNKKHGIVPHAITKPIRKPFWAEEKKKAPDMYLKEMYKELKTADAVKQELERQMLEAADSLQFEKAAELRDIWKTL